CCTTACCCGCTGAACCCGTCGCCTCGATCGTCAGCGCATCCGGGCACACGTCGACGACGTGGGCGCGGAACAGCTCGACGAGCTGAAGAACCGACGCCCGGTTCGAGTCATCGGCGGCCACCTTGATGAGGAGCAGCTCGCGCTGGACCGAGGTGGCGGGCTCGAGGGCGACGATCTTGATGACGTTGACGAGCTTGTTCAGCTGCTTCGTCACCTGCTCCAGCGGAGCATCCGCCGCGTCGACGACGAGCGTGATCCGGGAGATCTCGGGGTCCTCGGTCGGCCCCACGGCCACCGAGTGGATGTTGAAGGCCCGCCGCGCGAAGAGCGCGGTGACGCGGGTCAGCACACCGGGTTTGTTCTCGACGAGAACCGAAAGCGTATGTCGAGTGTTCATGTTTCCTTCTATTCTTCGTCGTCCCAGTCGGGAGCGAGATCCCGCGCGTACTGAATTTCGTCGTTGGAGACGCCCGCCGCAACCATCGGCCACACCATGGCGTCGGCCGAGACCTGGAAGTCGACGACGACCGGAC
This is a stretch of genomic DNA from Flaviflexus salsibiostraticola. It encodes these proteins:
- the ilvN gene encoding acetolactate synthase small subunit, producing MNTRHTLSVLVENKPGVLTRVTALFARRAFNIHSVAVGPTEDPEISRITLVVDAADAPLEQVTKQLNKLVNVIKIVALEPATSVQRELLLIKVAADDSNRASVLQLVELFRAHVVDVCPDALTIEATGSAGKVDALLTALAPYGVKEIVQSGAVAISRGPRSLSERVSAERALRRA